tcatcatttcttgacatgtaattgagtttttagtttatgaatctgcaatatgtatatatatgacgtagtgatagaaacttcttttgattctgttttattctgcCAATTGGTTGAGGTTAATGCACATTCTTTATTCAGTAAATGGTTCTCTGAAAGTGGTAAATTGGTATGTACATTTTCTCTTCAACTGCTTCACTGAACTTCCAATTAAATGTAAAGAAATCATAGTCTTTTGAAATTCAATCTTTGTTCAAATTGTTTTAATCAGGTTGCGAAAATTTTTCAAAAAATCCAAGAGATGGTAGAGGAAGATAACAGCCTGGTATTTGTTTTGATTGGTGAGCATATCTTCATCCATCCACATTATTGTACTTTCTGCTAGGTTCTTGCACAAACTCTTTTGCTAACTTATTTTGACAATATGTAGTAACAGCCTTTCTTTTGCTTTGTAGATGAAGCTGAAAGCTTAGCTTCTGCTCGAAATGCTGCTTTGTCTTGATCCGAACCTTCTGACTCGATTAGGGTATCATAACTTCTCTGAACTGGGAACAAAAATTAATGTAATGCACTTTATAGCCATGTAACGTAAGTTGTATTATATTCAGGTTGTGAATGATTTGCTCACTCGGATGGATAAATTAAAATCCTCGCCTAACGTCATCATCCTAACAACTTCAAATATTACAGCTGCAATAGGTACGCCTGCAATGAATCAGTACATTCTTTTTATTAACTATAGATGCTGCCAAAAGTTTCATTTTTCCTGCCAGGAAAGACTTTAATTTCTGGAGTTGCCCGTATGTAGAATTTAAGAATTCTTTTATCGTGAGACCCAGCCAGTTTTTTCGAGATCTGGAATAGAAATCTGTGTTCTATACGCATCTTTGTTAAAGGTGGAATCTATAGACTGTCTATGGTTTAGATTCCAGATATTGCGTTTGTCGATAGGGCGGATATTAAGGCCTATGTGGGGCCTCCAACCCTTCAAGCAAGGTATGAGATACTAAGGTCGTGCATCCAGGAACTGATTCGAACTAAAATTTTGACAGATCAACAGGTAATGTTTCCTTTTCCTCATTCACCTAATTGTTGATAAGCGTGACTTCGGAATTTCTAGATTATTCGGAGCGACACTGCGGTTCAGTCTGCCAAAGGTCCACTTATCCATGTTTCTGTTGTTCTAGGAACCACTCATTCTTCCAAGTTTTGCAAGTGTAAGAGAGAAGCTGAATGCACCCAGCATACACGAGAGTCTGGGTCCACTTGAATTGGCTAAGCAATTGCTGGAAGCCTCAGAAATTTGTGAGGTCAGAGATCAACAAATAATTCTTAAAATCCATATGATgagtaactaatccaaatttgatTACCTAATAATACTTAAATGATTTTGGATTCTTTGTTATTTCAGGGATTAAGTGGAAGAGCATTAAGAAAACTTCCTTTCTTAACTCATGCCTCTCTTACAAACCCTAACAATTGTGAACCTAGCAAGTTCTTGCAAACATTAATTGAGACTGCCAGGAGGGAGTTGTCTGAGCTATGTAATTGATCTTATCAGCAAACCGAATGCGTTAGTGCACACCAACTTTGCtgtgttttaatattgttatattctgttcacatttacaggttcataTGTCAAATGGATACGTACTTTATATGTAACCAGTGCTGCAGATatatactcagatttgtaagtggtgtagcagatatgtattcAAAATTTTGTAAGAAGTGTCGcacatatgtactcaaatttgtaatcagtgtagcagatatatactcaaatttgtaaacagtgtaatagatatgtactcatatttgtaaacagtgtagcagatatgtactcaaatttggtcatttccatgttttaattaaatttggacctccagataaaataAAATCCCGATTTGGTATAAACAGTGTTGCAGATATGTTCTTCTGACCGTTTCAGCGGTTTTAGTACGGGAAACAAAACCGTAAGAATGTGTTGCATTCTTCATACATGTTTAGCTCTAGGGTAATGTGGTCATTTTGCTtgtttcaaataattatggacctagtgataagtctaaaatctggTTGGACCCTAGTATAACTAACTTATTGGGCCTAGGACCAACcaacaaattttccaaaaaaaatcccAAGCTCGAACACAAACAGGCCCGGGTTGCAAAAGCAGGCTTAACTCTTTGGAAAGGCACTATGCGATGTACATATTCCCCGGATGACGGACAAGTTTTACAGGTTCATGTTCCTCCTTCCTATTTCATTTTTCAAATGGAGTGCATCTTGCTCTATTAGTTTAACATTAAAACGAAGAGAAAGCAATAAACCGTAActtcagaagatgatgaaggaaaagAAAAGCATGGGCCATGCAGCCAATCATAGAATCAAGTGACACCACATGCATCATCAGCAAACAAACCTATCAAAATAACCATATCTAGCTCGAAACTTCTAAGTAGATAGATGCTATTAACAAGGAAATTTGCAGCCTGAAATATACCAGTCGACATCATAATTGATATCCCATGAGAAATGCAATTGTTTATACTTTATACACTCGCATTTCGCAATCAAGCTGCGCATGTACATCGCTTCAACCTAGAGTAGTGACTCTGAATTTCATGTTAATAATCTGATCATGTTTCATACATACATCAAGATTCAAGACCAACACTATTAATAAGTAAAGCTAGAGCGCATACCCTTCTCAGCTGTTTTTACCTGTTGGCCTTGTAAGAAATGATTGTGTAGTAGGTCTGAGTTACGGTGAGTGCCATGAGAATAGCTGCTGCAACTAAAGAGATAACAGTCCATGGATTGCTAAAGTAATTCTCGTAAAGATTTGCAGCCCAAATTCTGTACATTCTCCAAACCATAACGGTTCCTTGTTTGCAGTAGTCGTTCATATCTTCGAGAGCTACGATAGGTTCGGAATCGACGTTGAACATGCCTATGTCTTTGGTGAAGACTTGAATCGACCTAAGAACAGCCTCTTGGTCTAGCGGGCCAACTATGATCCCCTGGTACCGAAGCAGCATAACATCCTTAACGGACTTGACAAGAGTTTTGATAAGGTAAATGAAAGAATGAAATTTCAAATCCTTGCTTACCCACACCTCGAATGCTCTCATGTTGAGAAATGGGTTCTGGTGGTCGTCGTGAATCATGATCGGAGGAAGGAAGAGGACTGCTTGTTTGTAGTCAAATCTGATACTCTTGTAACCACTAACCTTTTTGAACCGGATTCCAAATTGGTAATAGAGCTCGGATGCTGAGTACCCAGTAGGTAATTTCATTCCTATCTCCAAATCTGGTGCCTCGAGTACCCTCTCAGCATAACGATCCAGAATGTGACGCCGAGGACCTTCATTGTGGCACAGCATCATATGAGATATAATTTCATGCGAATCCTGCATTTAAAAGTACAAGGAAGTGAACACATTAAGGAGCATCATTTAGCAGTTCTCAACATAACTATATCTGACATCTCTcaggctgtttttttttttttttttttttttgcccattTGCCATCCGGGTCTGAGTCGGTCCTTGACTCGACAAGTGTATGTTAGActgtttgttttttttagtttGAGTCGGATTTGATTCCGACCTGACTCCGACCTAACCCCTAACATGGATCCGAGATTCCGATTGAGTCGGTTGAGTGCCAGATCTGACTCAAAAGACAAATATATTGAATCAGATCTAGATGAGTCAAGTGATTTCAGGCAGATTTATACGAATCAAATCTTAAAAAAAGAAATATTGTATGTTTCAAGCCCCATCATAGTATCATAAAAAATGTATTAATAGACAAAGTAAAATGCCTCTGCTCACCTCTTTTGGGCGTGCCACGGACAACAACTTGGTAAGAACAAGATAAGGCAGTTGGTTTTCCACTGTCAGTAAGTCTTTGATTGCAGAATCGTAGTTGACAGTTTTTCCATGAAAGCTAAACATTGGGTCACTGCGAGCGTAATCATCAATAGAAACCTTTGTTCCAACAGCCAAGAATTCCAAGAGGAAACATCCATCCACAATCATGAGCTCAATGAACTTATTGTCATCCTCAATCCATTCTTGGTCCAATTGCGCATAGGACAACTTAAGTTCATCCACAACTTCCATTAGTTCACCGACATAGGT
The sequence above is a segment of the Papaver somniferum cultivar HN1 unplaced genomic scaffold, ASM357369v1 unplaced-scaffold_125, whole genome shotgun sequence genome. Coding sequences within it:
- the LOC113331458 gene encoding UPF0481 protein At3g47200-like isoform X3; amino-acid sequence: MGFSVRDVSSRKKKEYLLDKRLSELKKVLNALKHKEKSNLRLQEQGQKEEVKKKKKGKQEEPEEKWSSILDINLEEEDPYKELEVIIQKTEQPIFKLPSSLKMGNVKAYEPQVVSIGPYHHGKPHLVPMEVHKKRALVHFVKRSYVPLATYVGELMEVVDELKLSYAQLDQEWIEDDNKFIELMIVDGCFLLEFLAVGTKVSIDDYARSDPMFSFHGKTVNYDSAIKDLLTVENQLPYLVLTKLLSVARPKEDSHEIISHMMLCHNEGPRRHILDRYAERVLEAPDLEIGMKLPTGYSASELYYQFGIRFKKVSGYKSIRFDYKQAVLFLPPIMIHDDHQNPFLNMRAFEGIIVGPLDQEAVLRSIQVFTKDIGMFNVDSEPIVALEDMNDYCKQGTVMVWRMYRIWAANLYENYFSNPWTVISLVAAAILMALTVTQTYYTIISYKANR
- the LOC113331458 gene encoding UPF0481 protein At3g47200-like isoform X2; translated protein: MGFSVRDVSSRKKKEYLLDKRLSELKKVLNALKHKEKSNLRLQEQGQKEEVKKKKKGKQEEPEEKWSSILDINLEEEDPYKELEVIIQKTEQPIFKLPSSLKMGNVKAYEPQVVSIGPYHHGKPHLVPMEVHKKRALVHFVKRSYVPLATYVGELMEVVDELKLSYAQLDQEWIEDDNKFIELMIVDGCFLLEFLAVGTKVSIDDYARSDPMFSFHGKTVNYDSAIKDLLTVENQLPYLVLTKLLSVARPKEDSHEIISHMMLCHNEGPRRHILDRYAERVLEAPDLEIGMKLPTGYSASELYYQFGIRFKKVSGYKSIRFDYKQAVLFLPPIMIHDDHQNPFLNMRAFEVWGIIVGPLDQEAVLRSIQVFTKDIGMFNVDSEPIVALEDMNDYCKQGTVMVWRMYRIWAANLYENYFSNPWTVISLVAAAILMALTVTQTYYTIISYKANR
- the LOC113331458 gene encoding UPF0481 protein At3g47200-like isoform X1 encodes the protein MGFSVRDVSSRKKKEYLLDKRLSELKKVLNALKHKEKSNLRLQEQGQKEEVKKKKKGKQEEPEEKWSSILDINLEEEDPYKELEVIIQKTEQPIFKLPSSLKMGNVKAYEPQVVSIGPYHHGKPHLVPMEVHKKRALVHFVKRSYVPLATYVGELMEVVDELKLSYAQLDQEWIEDDNKFIELMIVDGCFLLEFLAVGTKVSIDDYARSDPMFSFHGKTVNYDSAIKDLLTVENQLPYLVLTKLLSVARPKEDSHEIISHMMLCHNEGPRRHILDRYAERVLEAPDLEIGMKLPTGYSASELYYQFGIRFKKVSGYKSIRFDYKQAVLFLPPIMIHDDHQNPFLNMRAFEVWVSKDLKFHSFIYLIKTLVKSVKDVMLLRYQGIIVGPLDQEAVLRSIQVFTKDIGMFNVDSEPIVALEDMNDYCKQGTVMVWRMYRIWAANLYENYFSNPWTVISLVAAAILMALTVTQTYYTIISYKANR